The following nucleotide sequence is from Rhineura floridana isolate rRhiFlo1 chromosome 9, rRhiFlo1.hap2, whole genome shotgun sequence.
TTCCCCAGATAAAAtgtagggcgcaatccaacttgtatctgcactgggctgagaggagttggatgtggcagatcccTGAGCTGGCTCCGGCTCTGCCAGGGTTCACCGGCAGAAGCCCCTCTTCCTGGCTCAGATGCACTGCCCCCAGGACCCTggtggctcagctgggggtctgccacgTATGACCAGACCAATGAATGGACAGCTGGTGGAAGCTGGCAGGAGGCCTGAAAATGAGGCcattctgggggcatggcagAGGAGAAGCAGGGAAGAACTTAGTGCACAATCCTCCTCTCATTTAGAGCACTCCTATGGGTCCTGATCCAGGTAAAATAATTTCAGTGGTGGTCAATGGGTAGCACTTGCTAACTGGTAGGGGTATATGCGGAAGctagcttttgcttttctttttgtgtgcGCTGCTCCTGCCTGAGCTGGTGTTCAGCTGGCCTGGTGGTACCCAAACAGTGAGTGGATACCATggagctttctgccagctcctccttcgCTGCTCCCCCTTCCACCGGCTTCCCATGATTCGGATTGCTCTGTTAGACTGTAAGCTTCTATGGCCAGGAACCTGTCTCTTTCACCACAATAACTCTATGGTTCAGTAGTGCTACATAACAGAAAGAAgccttatgcatttatgcatAAGGCTTCTTTTCAGCCAGGTTTGTCCAAAGTTTTATTAAAACATAAATACTTTATATGAAACAATAACGACATTGCCATAATTGTTCCATTCACACATAAGCCAAcacatttattttgttatttttttaaaaaagaattgtctAAAGAGCAATAGATACATTCTAAACATTATCTTATgatattacattttttaaaaaattgctaacAATTTAAATatcttcaaatgctgttaaagCAGCTTTGGATGGAACTTTGTGGAACTATGTTTTGATCTTATATTTCCACTTATAGTGGGTATAGTGAAAAtgttattcatagaatcatagaatagtagaattggaaggggcctataaggccatcaagtccaaccccctgctcaatgcaggaatccaaatcaaagcattcccaacagatgataTATTAATGATATTCCCGACATATTCATATTTTCTTCTGTACATCAGACAGATGTCTCTTTACCTAAAATCTGACATGAGTGTCTCCCCTAAAGACTCATAATGGGAAACATGAGATGAACTGACCAGTCAAACTTTGTTATTTGGCATGTCTGCAACGAGGAATGCACATCAGATCATCAGGCCATTGCATTAACCATTGTCACATTAAATGGCCAACCAGTACTTTCCTTAAAGCATTCTCACAAGTAGTCAGATTATATATTTCACAGTTCAATGAATCTGTGAGCATAATAATTTTACATGTATTGTTAATTTATACTAGAGCATCATGAGAATTGTAAGCATGGAATAAGGGCCATCAAATCAGCTTTTATGCCATTGTTAAGAAATCCATATAAAATGGGGTTTAAACAGCAGGACATCATACCCAGCAAATGACAAATACAGTATACCAATTTAAAATGCTTGTTTGAGATGAGGTTGCcattaaaatcagttacaacatgGAAAACATGAAGGGGCATCCAACTGATTGCGAAAACTAAGATCAGCACTGTCAGTCGGCAGAAAACCTTCCGGGACCTTTTCTTAATCCTAATGGTGGATCGGGCTATTGTAATCCCATCCTGCACATCTGAACTCTCTGGTTTCACATCAAAACAAATGGGTATTCCTGGTATGAGTTTGCTGGAAGAAGAAAGCGGACTTTTTTGTGTACCAGATGTTTCAGAGAGATCTCCAGAATGATTATCCTGATGGTGCCTTAAGACTGCTGGCATCACACTAGCAGTCTTTTTACTGTACCTCCTCCGATGTTTCTTGACCAAAGTATAACTCCACCTCTCAGAGCCAGAGAGCTGTGCTTGAGGCCCACAGCTCTTGGGTGCATGAAGAGTTAAGTTGATCATCTCATTCCCTTCCAGTTTGTTTTCTTTGCCTGATAATCTGGAACTTATCAACTTGCAGACTCTGGTGTGACTTACAGTTAAACAAACCAAAGGCAAAATGTACTGCATGAGTAATAAGGAAATAGTGAAAGCAATCCTGTACCCAGCAGATGGCCATGACTCGACACACAAGCACTTGCTTTTCAGCGCTTCTAGATGAAGGGCATCATGAAGATCTACAATCTTGTGGAAAACAAGCAGAGGGGAGCAAATGGCTAAGCCAAGGGTCCAGATAGCAAAAATGAGGTAGCAGCCATGTTTCAGCGTCAGGTTGCTAGAAAGAGGGTGACGAATCAAACGGTATCTCACTACAGCAATAGAAATTAACATCCAAGTGGAAAccagcacagacacacactggAGGAATGGCATCACGTGGCACATAACTTTGCCAAACATCCACTGATCAAGTAGAACCGACGTCAAGGTGAAGGGAGAGCAAAAGACAACCACCAAGGTGTCTGAAAAGGCTAAGTTACCAATGAGGAAATTTATTACTGTTTTTTGCTTGCACTTCATTAAAGCCATGAGGATAAGCAGGTTTCCCATGAAGCCAGCAAGACTGATGAAAGTGTAAAGCCCAATCAGAAAGTACTGTATGTCATCTACACTGTTGTTATAGTCTTCCCAGGTAGGAAAAttggagctctttggaggaactgAACTGTTCTCTGTGAGAAGTGTCCTGTTACTATAGTCTTTGAGATCTCTATCCATATTAAAGTCCTGTTtagaaacagaaacagaatgaTTATCAACTGTAGAAACAATCACATCCATGCAAATcaacttttaaagttttttttgtgGTGGGAGGTAGTACCTAAAAAAGAAACGTAGCGCTGTCATTTTACTCATGCTAAATGGCAGATTTATTCCGAACATACTTTATGCAAAGGTATTACATCCAACCTGTTGTTAAATATTTCAAAAATGCAGCTTTCTCAATCATCTTTGAGAAATAACTTCAAACATTATGTTCAaaactttccccccacctttctaGAGAACATTCAAGTCAGCTTACAAACAAGAGAAACAAgataattatatagccacaagagtggctgtatactatagccagcgtggatttttcacattctgcaatgctaaattgaaaataccctcatgccattctgatgcttcccataagctcatttcaaaacaaaaccttaaaaaacttatagtcctgaactcagaaacgcttgcttaacaaccctctaaattttcatggcaattcaCAAAACAGTAATAGATAGTAgatagttcaaagtgtaaaaagagaggggaaaaaccccagaggccttttggactttttcccctgagagttctcctaatctgttaaaattcattaaaaatcagccatgttcacagagtacctataatcctattactgaccttgccccatactctgaccttcatcttctgcagtttaaaagttaaaaaaatgcctggctgatttttaatttaagaaattttgcattgaactgaacgaTAGTTGCATAGAATACAGCTGCTGATAAAATATAGAGTAAAATGTTTTTTGTGTTACATTGCAAGCCTGTTGCAGGCCTACTTATGTCTTATACTGCAGTTATAtgtatgtattatacagccacaagagtggctgtacactatagtcagcgtggatttttcacattccgcaatgttaaatggaaaatatcccccatgccattctgctgcttcccataagttcatttcaaaacaaaaccttacaaacttatagtcctgaactcagaaacccttgcttaacaaccctttaaattttcatggcgatacacaaaacagtcaagagagaattgagagttcaaaatgtaaaaagagagagagaaaaactagacctcttttggacttttttctgtcagaattctcataatctgttgaaattcattaaaaatcattaaaaaatgttcacagagtacctgtaatcctattactaaccttgccccatactctgaccttaaatttcttcagtttaaaagtttttttaaaaaagcctggctgatgtttaattaatttaagaaattttgcattgaactcaatggtaacaccaggcatgctcagtaagaaccaagtgtcagtgttctaaaagccagactcacaggtaCTGGGCtcgcctaatcagggagccaaacccaggccagacctttatttcacttgagacagtcgtggcttccaccaaagaatcctgggaagtgtagtttgtgaagggtgctgagaggagactcctattcccctcacagagctccagtggccagactggtttaacagattgaaggtctgtgaggggaacagggcgtctcctagcacctCTGAGCACACTTCACTAattagacttcccaggattctttgagagaagccatgactgtccaaaatgaaataaaggcctggtgtgaatgtggccagggaccgctttggtttaaatttgggtgggaggctacatgttcctgctgcagaataaaaaggtgggggaaaccctgaaaagcaatcatactgttcataatgttttccttttggaaaggaaagggacttcccctctgcccagtgcccacccacccaatctcccttcCTCCTACGCTCCGTGCAtctcccctgggtcagtgctggactacgacctgggagaccagggtttgactccccatacagccatgaagcttggccagtcactgcctctcagcctgagaagaagccaatggtaaaaccatatctgaatactgtttaccatgaaaaccctattcataggctcaccataagtcgggatcgacttcaagacagtccatttccattttcaaacatgattgcatagaaataaatcccactgaactcaaaaagtatgcaaatgatcaaactcaccctcccttctcctccctcctatcccctccctttgcccatccttccccatcctcttccaatcccctccttccccttcctcttctccatgatcagttttacctatcttaagcatgactgcacgggagtaaataccattgaactctataagcatgcaaatgatcaaacctgccctgccctccccttcctttgcccccctccaatccacccttccccttcccccctcctcctcccccatggtcagttttacctatcctaagcatgattgcataggagtaaatcccattgaacttaataagcatgcaaatgatcagacctgcctgtcccctccttcccctctcctctcccttcttcctccctcctcccctgctcattccagccctcccttccccctgtcagttttacctatcctaagcatgattgcaagggagtaaatcccactgaactcaataaacatgcaaatgaccaaacctgtccttctcctcccctccctctcctgcctgctcccatccccctcctcccctctgccctccctccctctcctgtcctccccatcccctgttgtcagtttcatctatcctaagcatgattgcaggggagtaaatcccactgaacccaataagcatgccaattatcaatccactctcagcaaactcacgcaggatcccatttcttacctcccagattgaaaagcagagaaattcactaacaggcaaaaaaccttgcagtttaagaacgtacctatagcccacagatatttctatcaaactttaaaaagcagggaaattgggcagctacagtgaatgcaccaagggagcaggagacctgaactcctctctgagatattgtaatgccctacaaatttgtcaaaatgcaaacacaatttgggttggtctttcacagtccaatccacttcatgtgtagcttggaagaatttggtagcatgtgcctctgagcatttggtgagtggtggcaacacctgccacctccaaagatggagaattatatttttgtatgtttgttggtgttctttttactttgcttctttcttgttttactaatgtttctacagagaatctaatctagaaaagcgGACCTCTATAAGGAAGCAATTTCAGAATCCAGTCATGCTGCTGAAAGCAGCGTGTGTGAGAGAATAGATGAATGAAGGTAAAAACAAGGCCTAGAGGCATCAAGATCATCTTCAGGGATAGTCTAAACTGGTGGTAACTAGTGCATGAATCGCTGAGGCCACAAAATTATTTTACCAATCCCTTTTTTCTTGAATCGAGACACCTTTTATCTACCCACACATAGTAGTTAATTATAATTTCTGCATTACAAATCACTTGATACGTTATGCAAACATTTCCTTTCCATTTACCTTCTCAATTCCAGAAACATCACTATTCTTTATAGCTTTACAAACTGAGCACCAAGTCTGTTGGTGCTATATATGTGAAACTAAAAGCTATATTAATTATATCGTGTAGAGCTCTATTTTGTCTGTTTGTATATAATTTTGCTGAGAtgtaatagattttttttaaaaaaatgcagaattCTATGAAGCTATTTCAATAGTCACTTCTTTCCACTAGACACTCAATGCTAATGTGGATAAACTCTTCAGCGGTGTCAAGAGATGGCTCTTGATTTTGGTTCCTAAGGCGAACCGAAGCCCTCTTCTCATTTGATAAGGTATTTTGTCTGCAATTAAGATACTGGTTTTGTGATCTACTTtctccctgtcctcttttgcctaAAATGGATTGGTAATAAAATgccattttctgtttttaaaggACATCACACTTTCCTTAAAGATTATTGTCCTATATTTGATCATTAAGCTTAACAGCACTCTCGAAAAACAGAGAAATGAGATCATTCCAGTAGCaaaggccggctccaggcatgcgggggcccttgggcatcagtttgccctggcccccccggtgtgtgtgtgtgtgtgtgcgtgcacggcccccctacctgtctagtctttaccattgcccttaatgaagatggcggccatggtttccctaaggggaatgaagcctccgccgccatctttgttgatggcacacgtgcgtgctatgcgagcacatctctgccatcaactaagatggcggcagcggcttcagtaccttggggaagctgcggccgccatcttcattaagggcaatgctaaaaagccggctgacaggtaagtggggtgtgtggaggggcacggatcacagaagggaagtagagggcccctcaggggctcctgtagctctggggccctcgggccagtgcccaacctggccgccctttagaaccggccctgccagtTGCCTAGTTTCTCTAGAAGAAGGCTATGTTTTCATTATGTCAGAATAGCTCCTGATTACCCATGCCTCAGTCATAGGCTTCGCTAGTTCTGTGCTGGCTGTGAAATAAACCAAACTTCCTACATACTTTAAATAGCTAGGTGTAATTTTTCATCAGTCTAAAAAACGGATAGTAAACACGTATTAACAAATGGaataactgttgttgttatgtgccttcaagccgattaggacttatggcgaccctatgaatcagtggcctccaatagcataaaccacccagatcttgtaaattcaggtctgtgggttccaTGGAATAACTAAGTATTCTTAAACCTACTGAAGCAAACAGGTCTGGACTGAAGGCTATAAGAGCAGGCCCGGCGCTAGCACATGGCCAGGTGGGGTACTATCCCGAGGGCCCAGGATCTCACACAGGGACCCAGGGGGCCTTCCCAGGATAAGCGCAGGCCAGCAGCAGTGGAGGGAATCATTGTGCTGGGGAAAAGGAGAGCCAGGATGGTTGCACTAAGGAGCTGCCCAACctgtcctgagtttcaggcatgggagaAGGGGCAGAGCTTACTGGCCTGTAGCAACAGAAGCAAGGCAAtgctgaggggaagaaggggctGAAAAAGAGCCTAACTGTCTATTCTGATGTCTGCTGGgaagtaaaaatggaaatggactgccttcgagtcttctggcgaccctatgaatagggttttcatgataagcggcattcagaggtgtttaccattgccttcctttgaggctgagaggcagtgactggcccaagatcacccagtgagcttcatggctgtgtggggattcaaaccctggtctcccaggtcgtagtccaacacactaatcactacaccacactgtctctcttcctgagaagtaagccctgtttaattcagaagggcttcctcccaggtaaatgtagatAGAATTGCAAGGATGTGGACCTTGGAAGGAAGGTAAGGCggctttcctggttttcttaggctgcaatccaataatgtctactcagaagtaagcttcattgggttcagtgggacttactcccaggtaaatgcattggtttgcagccttaattacattGCCacaattcaccatatgctcagaagcacgttaccaaattcttccaagctacacatgaagtggattggactgtgaaaaaggtaaaggtaaaggtgtccccgcacttgtagtgcaagttgtttccgactcttatggtgacgtcttgcgacgtttactaggcagaccgtatatatgtggtgggattgtcagttccttccctggcctttctttaccccccagcatatgccaggtactcattttaccgaccacggatggatggaaggctgagtggacctcgaccccttttaccggagatttgacttcctccttccgttggaatcgaactccagccatgagcagagctttggctgtgttactgccgcttaccactctgcgccatggaggatcttggactgtgaaagaccaacccaaattgtgtttgcattttgacaaatttgtagggcagcgcaatatctgagagaggaggtcaggtctcctgctcccttggtgcattcactatagctgcccaatttccctgctttttaaagtttgatagaaatatctgtaggctatagctatgttcttaaactgcaaagttttttgcctattagtgaatttctctgcttttcaatctgggaggtaagaaatgggatcctgcgcgaGTTTGCTGAggatagattgatcatttgcatgcttattgagttcagtgggatttactcccctgcaatcatgcttaggatagatgaaactgactacaggggatggggaggaggagggaggggaggaagggcagaggggaggagggggaggggagcaggcaggagggggaggggaggaagacaggtttggtcatttgcatgtttgagttcagtgggatttactcccttgcaatcaggataggtaaaactgacagggggagggagggctggagtgggcatgggaggaggaagaaggctgtataataattgcctccccacccccttgttCCCTTTCCCCACTGATTTAATAGTGTGTGTGGATTAAGAGCTTCGCTCTCCTTTTACAGAGAATcttccattgttcaggtctgtactctggcttttgtatatgaattccctctccccccccccttgtagctgggaagctcctattattattttcatttatatcttgctttttctataaggagctcaaagatggttctttcccttcccattttatcctctcaacacccttgtaaggtaggttagactaagagacagttactggcccaaggtcacccagggagcttcacggctgagcagggatttgaaaccaggtctggcagaaggtcctagttatcatgtgtctctttaacttggaaacttgTACATTTATGAAGCTTGGTGGTAACTCAGCATGTTCAGAGACTAATGGTTTGTCCCTAGAAAGGCTcttttttcagtccttcatacaaAGTGCTATATTAATAGTACCAAGAGCATTAAATTTCCACCAGTGTtatgtgtttattctgcactagcCATCAAAGGTGAGTCCTCTTATTAtacatttttatgagggtttctgatggactgaggcatgTTGGAGTACTGTGttgcatttgtatttatatggATCTACAGAATCAGAAGGTTTCTCTGCATGTAAACCCTGTGATGTGAGGTATTCCTTAGTGTCATTTTTGCACACTATACGCACTTCTTATCATATAGGTGAATTGTtgctgaattattgtgaatgccttctttttttcttgagaaatggaattttaacttttaaaaaatactatttgCTTAAAAGGGCAGCCTTTCATCTAGtgttctgtccttggcttgccctggtgctctgatatGACAGAGCCACATGGCAATAAGGGGTTTCAAGATTCattctagaatgcctcctaatatctcagcacagttgagtaagttgtgagtgTAGGGAAAGGATCACTGCAGCATctgccatgcatg
It contains:
- the NPY5R gene encoding neuropeptide Y receptor type 5 — translated: MDRDLKDYSNRTLLTENSSVPPKSSNFPTWEDYNNSVDDIQYFLIGLYTFISLAGFMGNLLILMALMKCKQKTVINFLIGNLAFSDTLVVVFCSPFTLTSVLLDQWMFGKVMCHVMPFLQCVSVLVSTWMLISIAVVRYRLIRHPLSSNLTLKHGCYLIFAIWTLGLAICSPLLVFHKIVDLHDALHLEALKSKCLCVESWPSAGYRIAFTISLLLMQYILPLVCLTVSHTRVCKLISSRLSGKENKLEGNEMINLTLHAPKSCGPQAQLSGSERWSYTLVKKHRRRYSKKTASVMPAVLRHHQDNHSGDLSETSGTQKSPLSSSSKLIPGIPICFDVKPESSDVQDGITIARSTIRIKKRSRKVFCRLTVLILVFAISWMPLHVFHVVTDFNGNLISNKHFKLVYCICHLLGMMSCCLNPILYGFLNNGIKADLMALIPCLQFS